One genomic segment of Brassica napus cultivar Da-Ae chromosome A3, Da-Ae, whole genome shotgun sequence includes these proteins:
- the LOC125607175 gene encoding uncharacterized protein LOC125607175: MPPKNARVARPATANLRATRRVTRSASQASSEAESRRGGAPENENPVEMPNVANAALLAELQRYRDAYGGHLPNGEAAADAGDNPIPPGAAQNPPPPPPPPAAPAVVHAPGPNYWDMLRHMKSMQTEFFNGKADAIVADNWRRQLERNFASARCPPEFRRDLAAHYLKDDALVWWDEVVERSHGIRLTWDDFLEAFNGKYFPLEAMDAMESKFQDIRQGSRNVRDYGDEFNRLRRFAGHYLSDHDLIRRFLKGMRVELRNSCNVRDYRDVHELIEKAAEQESGLEEERKQNQNSQNRGTKRPRDAQPAAEPAPLRPACERCGRFHAGECRMGACFTCGERGHIARDCPKERQGQRRRCYRCGQEGHLAWECPTLQRGNAEGAQPQQQRGQAAGARAYAVEGRDGAEPIAGSVAVGGVTAFTLFDTGATHSFVSPRLTREWDFKGNFNTMVTGVETAGTEKMATRGRYEEVPVILAGVNLPGDLLELELGRYEVILGMDWLAQHRAVVECAKACVRIPLDGRQIVYRGMRTRTGITVVSMTHAEEAIRKGGEAFLATIEMVGETEAPDLESIPVAAEYADVFKPLRGPPPQRNNAFTIELEPGTAPVSRAPYRLAPAEMAELKKQLEELVEKGFIRPSSSPWGAPVLFVKKKDGSLRLCIDYRGLNKVTVKNKYPIPRIDELMDQLEGATWFSKIDLA; encoded by the exons ATGCCTCCCAAGAATGCCAGAGTTGCAAGGCCAGCTACGGCCAACCTGAGAGCGACGCGACGGGTCACCAGGTCCGCGTCTCAAGCCTCCAGCGAGGCAGAAAGCCGAAGAGGGGGCGCACCTGAGAATGAGAACCCAGTGGAAATGCCGAACGTGGCGAATGCAGCGCTCCTGGCAGAACTGCAAAGATACCGCGATGCCTATGGGGGTCATCTGCCCAATGGTGAAGCCGCCGCAGATGCGGGGGACAACCCCATACCACCCGGGGCGGCCCAGAATCCGCCACCGCCGCCTCCACCCCCGGCAGCGCCTGCGGTGGTGCACGCCCCCGGACCCAACTACTGGGACATGCTGAGACACATGAAGAGTATGCAGACGGAGTTTTTCAATGGAAAGGCCGACGCGATTGTCGCGGATAATTGGAGACGTCAACTCGAGAGGAACTTCGCTTCTGCAAGGTGCCCACCGGAGTTCCGTAGGGACCTGGCTGCTCACTACCTTAAAGACGACGCACTAGTGTGGTGGGACGAAGTGGTCGAAAGGTCACACGGGATACGACTGACCTGGGATGATTTCCTGGAGGCATTCAATGGGAAGTACTTTCCCTTAGAAGCCATGGACGCGATGGAAAGCAAGTTTCAGGACATCCGTCAAGGGTCGAGGAATGTACGAGACTACGGGGACGAGTTCAACCGACTTCGGAGATTTGCGGGTCACTACCTGAGTGATCACGACTTAATCCGCCGTTTCCTCAAAGGTATGAGAGTGGAACTGAGGAATAGCTGCAACGTGAGGGACTATCGTGATGTCCATGAGCTGATTGAGAAAGCCGCAGAACAAGAATCAGGGCTCGAGGAAGAGCGAAAACAGAACCAGAACTCCCAGAACCGGGGTACCAAACGGCCCCGGGATGCACAACCCGCGGCTGAGCCTGCTCCGTTAAGGCCCGCATGTGAGAGGTGTGGACGATTCCATGCAGGGGAGTGCAGGATGGGAGCATGCTTCACCTGCGGCGAGCGCGGACATATAGCGAGGGATTGCCCGAAGGAGAGACAAGGCCAACGCAGGCGCTGTTACCGCTGCGGCCAGGAGGGACATCTGGCGTGGGAGTGCCCAACACTCCAAAGAGGAAACGCGGAAGGGGCACAACCCCAACAGCAGAGGGGGCAAGCCGCAGGGGCAAGAGCGTACGCCGTCGAGGGTCGCGATGGAGCCGAACCGATCGCGG GGTCTGTCGCGGTCGGAGGAGTGACAGCGTTCACTCTCTTCGACACCGGGGCAACTCACAGTTTTGTAAGCCCTAGACTTACGCGTGAGTGGGACTTTAaggggaacttcaacaccatgGTGACGGGAGTCGAGACGGCAGGAACAGAGAAAATGGCCACGAGGGGTAGATATGAAGAAGTACCGGTGATCCTCGCAGGTGTGAACTTACCCGGAGACCTGCTGGAGTTAGAACTGGGGCGTTACGAGGTGATCTTGGGAATGGATTGGCTAGCACAACACAGAGCCGTGGTTGAGTGTGCCAAGGCATGCGTTAGGATCCCGCTTGATGGGAGGCAAATCGTGTACAGAGGAATGAGAACTAGGACCGGAATAACTGTGGTGTCGATGACCCATGCTGAAGAAGCAATCCGGAAAGGAGGAGAAGCCTTTTTAGCCACTATTGAAATGGTGGGTGAGACCGAAGCGCCAGATCTGGAGAGTATCCCTGTAGCAGCAGAGTATGCCGATGTGTTCAAACCACTACGCGGACCCCCACCTCAACGAAATAACGCTTTTACGATTGAGCTAGAACCCGGAACCGCACCGGTTTCCAGGGCCCCCTACCGTTTGGCGCCTGCAGAGATGGCTGAACTGAAGAAACAACTGGAAGAACTAGTGGAAAAGGGATTCATACGTCCGAGTAGCTCGCCTTGGGGGGCGCCGGTACTCTTTGTAAAGAAGAAGGATGGGAGCCTCCGACTGTGCATCGACTACCGGGGATTGAACAAAGTTACCGTTAAAAATAAGTATCCCATACCCCGTATAGACGAACTTATGGACCAGCTGGAGGGAGCCACTTGGTTCTCGAAGATAGACCTCGCTTGA